In Micromonospora sp. LH3U1, one genomic interval encodes:
- a CDS encoding MMPL family transporter yields MGTRPVTVRLARWSAEHPWRAIALWAVFVAVCFVGGNAAGLNEATSGDQAIGEAGRASLIVDAGDFNDPAVDNVLITSRGGSLDQAAAKAAADDAAARLRTVAGVAEVGQPVTARDGSALLLPVTMSGDPETASDRVQPLRDVTANVQAAHPQLRVEQVGGPSIGQALDDTLGKDFKRAELLSLPVTLAILILAFGALIAASVPVLLALSSVAAAMGLSTLASHLVPATDTTAPVILLIGMAVGVDYSLFYIRREREERAKGRSGLDAVEIAAETSGHAVVVSGLAVMISMAGLLLAGDVVFSSLAVGSILVVAVAVTGSLTVLPALLAKLGRWVDRPRVPLLWRLTAPRTGRHGGPRSPRLWPAVLRPALRAPVATLVVSVGLLLALAAPALGMKLKFPGMEDLPRTTPAMQAYDRLTVAFPSTGTNHVVAVQAPAEQAERVRAALTDLSTRAAGDPLFAPAEADGPKIEVSADRRVSVLDVPTPYASRDDRSVQSLEKLRGDLVPAELRGIPGIEYAVGGSVADSADYASHVRDKLPLVMGFVLVLTFLVMVLTFRSVVIAASSIALNLLSAGAAYGLLVLVFQGEWAQGPLGFTSMGAIVSWLPLFLFVVLFGLSMDYHVFVVSRIREGIRAGMPNRDAVSYGITSSAGVVTSAAIVMVGVFSIFATLSTIDMKQLGIGLAAAILLDATIIRGVVLPALMTLLGDANWWAPRFLRPRPTPAPTDPPAPAPELVSVP; encoded by the coding sequence ATGGGGACAAGACCGGTGACGGTGCGGCTGGCGCGGTGGAGCGCCGAGCACCCGTGGCGGGCGATCGCACTGTGGGCCGTGTTCGTGGCGGTGTGCTTCGTGGGCGGCAACGCCGCCGGCCTCAACGAGGCCACCAGCGGCGACCAGGCGATCGGCGAGGCGGGGCGCGCCAGCCTCATCGTGGACGCCGGCGACTTCAACGACCCGGCCGTGGACAACGTCCTCATCACCTCCCGCGGCGGTTCGTTGGACCAGGCGGCGGCGAAGGCGGCGGCCGACGACGCGGCGGCCCGACTGCGTACGGTCGCCGGGGTCGCCGAGGTGGGCCAGCCGGTCACCGCCCGGGACGGCTCGGCGCTGCTGCTGCCGGTCACCATGTCCGGCGACCCGGAGACCGCCTCGGACCGGGTGCAGCCGTTGCGCGACGTCACCGCCAACGTGCAGGCCGCGCACCCGCAGCTGCGCGTCGAACAGGTCGGCGGACCGTCGATCGGCCAGGCCCTCGACGACACCCTGGGCAAGGACTTCAAGCGCGCCGAACTGCTCAGCCTGCCGGTCACCCTGGCGATCCTGATCCTCGCGTTCGGCGCACTGATCGCGGCCAGCGTGCCGGTGCTGCTGGCGTTGTCCTCGGTCGCCGCCGCGATGGGTCTGTCCACCCTCGCCTCGCACCTGGTGCCGGCCACCGACACCACGGCCCCGGTGATCCTGCTGATCGGCATGGCGGTCGGGGTCGACTACTCGCTGTTCTACATCCGTCGGGAGCGGGAAGAACGCGCCAAGGGCCGATCCGGCCTCGACGCGGTGGAGATCGCCGCGGAGACGTCCGGACACGCCGTGGTGGTCTCCGGCCTCGCGGTGATGATCTCGATGGCCGGGCTGCTGCTCGCCGGCGACGTGGTCTTCTCGTCCCTGGCGGTCGGCTCGATCCTCGTGGTCGCCGTCGCGGTGACCGGTTCGCTGACCGTGCTGCCCGCCCTGCTGGCGAAGCTCGGCCGCTGGGTCGACCGGCCGCGGGTGCCGCTGCTCTGGCGGCTGACCGCGCCGCGCACCGGCCGGCACGGCGGCCCACGCTCGCCCCGGCTCTGGCCGGCGGTGCTCCGACCCGCGCTGCGCGCCCCGGTGGCCACGCTGGTCGTCTCGGTCGGGCTGCTGCTCGCGCTGGCCGCGCCCGCGCTCGGCATGAAGTTGAAGTTCCCCGGCATGGAGGACCTGCCGCGCACCACCCCGGCCATGCAGGCGTACGACCGGCTCACCGTTGCCTTCCCGAGCACCGGCACCAATCACGTGGTGGCCGTCCAGGCGCCGGCCGAGCAGGCCGAGCGGGTGCGCGCCGCCCTCACCGACCTGTCCACCCGGGCCGCCGGCGATCCGTTGTTCGCCCCGGCCGAGGCGGACGGCCCCAAGATCGAGGTGTCGGCCGACCGGCGGGTGTCGGTGTTGGACGTCCCCACCCCGTACGCCAGTCGGGACGACCGGTCGGTGCAGTCGCTGGAGAAGCTGCGCGGGGACCTGGTCCCGGCCGAGCTGCGCGGCATCCCCGGCATCGAGTACGCGGTCGGCGGCAGCGTGGCCGACAGTGCGGACTACGCGTCCCACGTCCGCGACAAGTTGCCGCTGGTGATGGGCTTCGTGCTGGTGCTGACCTTCCTGGTCATGGTGCTCACCTTCCGGTCGGTGGTGATCGCGGCGAGCTCGATCGCGCTGAACCTGCTCTCCGCCGGTGCCGCGTACGGGCTGCTGGTGCTGGTCTTCCAGGGCGAGTGGGCCCAGGGGCCGCTCGGCTTCACGTCGATGGGCGCGATCGTGTCCTGGCTGCCGCTGTTCCTCTTCGTGGTGCTCTTCGGCCTCTCGATGGACTACCACGTCTTCGTGGTCAGTCGGATCCGCGAGGGGATCCGGGCCGGCATGCCCAACCGCGACGCCGTGTCGTACGGGATCACCTCGTCGGCCGGGGTGGTGACCAGCGCGGCGATCGTGATGGTCGGCGTCTTCTCGATCTTCGCCACGCTGAGCACGATCGACATGAAGCAACTCGGCATCGGCCTGGCAGCGGCGATCCTGTTGGATGCCACGATCATCCGGGGTGTGGTGCTGCCGGCGCTGATGACCCTGCTCGGCGACGCCAACTGGTGGGCCCCGCGCTTCCTGCGCCCCCGCCCGACACCCGCCCCCACCGATCCGCCCGCCCCCGCCCCGGAGCTGGTGTCAGTGCCCTGA
- a CDS encoding CAP domain-containing protein, with protein sequence MYGWSDPMDPNGAPRRAERPTDEPNWLHDRPEPRSAYLFGDEPDQPGDEWHREQPTGPQSNPTGPAGSTDAHTAAWPAHQPDGETGIRGNSHPVENTTGGWHTDADPATTGGWHTDADADPETTEGWHAGAGVTGRTGDGRHRSPRRWRRPLMIGGAAAAATLVVSFGVGALALPGGDQGTGQPTAVDDTFAASAVPTEQPALDTLAAPSPSATPTPAQPSPSPSKVVKPTPTPSRTTAASRRSVERSKAPSTTGGSSGSSGTVSAQAREVVNLVNAERAKAGCKALGIDDKLMTAAQRHSQDQADHQNMSHTGSDGSNSGVRLDRVGYAWRTYGENVAWNQKTPAAVMDAWMNSSGHRANILNCAFTEIGVGIASSNGPYWTQVFAAPR encoded by the coding sequence GTGTACGGCTGGAGCGACCCGATGGACCCGAACGGCGCCCCCCGGCGCGCCGAGCGGCCGACCGACGAGCCGAACTGGCTGCACGACCGCCCGGAGCCCCGCTCGGCCTACCTGTTCGGTGACGAACCCGACCAGCCCGGCGACGAGTGGCACCGGGAGCAGCCCACCGGCCCGCAGTCGAACCCGACAGGTCCTGCCGGGTCGACCGACGCCCACACCGCCGCCTGGCCGGCCCACCAGCCGGACGGCGAGACCGGCATCCGGGGAAACAGCCACCCGGTCGAGAACACCACCGGCGGCTGGCACACCGACGCCGACCCGGCGACCACCGGCGGCTGGCACACCGACGCTGACGCTGACCCGGAGACGACCGAGGGCTGGCACGCCGGTGCCGGCGTCACCGGCCGAACCGGCGATGGTCGGCACCGCTCCCCGCGCCGCTGGCGCCGGCCCCTGATGATCGGCGGCGCCGCCGCGGCGGCCACTCTCGTGGTGAGCTTCGGCGTCGGCGCGCTCGCCCTCCCCGGCGGTGACCAGGGGACCGGTCAGCCGACGGCCGTCGACGACACCTTCGCCGCGTCGGCGGTGCCGACCGAACAGCCGGCCCTCGACACCCTCGCCGCTCCCTCCCCGTCCGCCACGCCCACCCCGGCGCAGCCCAGCCCATCGCCGAGCAAGGTGGTCAAGCCCACCCCGACGCCATCGCGGACCACCGCCGCGTCGCGACGCAGCGTCGAGCGCAGCAAAGCGCCGAGCACGACCGGCGGCTCCAGCGGCTCCAGCGGCACCGTCAGCGCCCAGGCCCGCGAGGTGGTGAACCTGGTCAACGCCGAGCGAGCCAAGGCCGGCTGCAAGGCGCTGGGCATCGACGACAAGCTGATGACCGCCGCCCAGCGGCACAGCCAGGACCAGGCCGACCACCAGAACATGTCGCACACCGGCAGCGACGGCAGCAACAGCGGCGTCCGGCTGGACCGCGTCGGCTACGCCTGGCGCACGTACGGCGAGAACGTGGCCTGGAACCAGAAGACCCCGGCTGCGGTGATGGACGCCTGGATGAACAGCTCCGGCCACCGGGCCAACATCCTGAACTGCGCGTTCACCGAGATCGGCGTCGGCATCGCCAGCAGCAACGGACCGTACTGGACGCAGGTCTTCGCGGCGCCGCGCTGA
- a CDS encoding endo alpha-1,4 polygalactosaminidase, with product MRNRPRRRAAVRPLRRVLSAGVALVLVVPAYGCRAELTPPGAPTAWPAAQARHWQWQWQLSGPLDAATDADVFLLDPVATTAAQTAELRSRDRRLICQVHVGSIRAADPDASRIPAVVQGSAGRRPDSRWLDVRGWDALEPVLADRFRLCRGKGFGAVAFADADGYASRTGFPLDFDDQLLFNRRLAQLARSLSLSPGLLNDVPQLAALAPDFDFAVNEECVRLNQCAKLLPFADDGKPVFHVEYTGSTDDFCVTTVGYGFASIRKDRTLNAWRQACPLP from the coding sequence ATGCGGAACCGGCCGCGGAGACGCGCCGCCGTACGCCCACTGCGCCGCGTCCTGTCTGCCGGCGTCGCACTCGTCCTGGTGGTACCGGCGTACGGGTGCCGAGCCGAGCTGACCCCGCCCGGCGCGCCCACCGCGTGGCCGGCCGCCCAGGCTCGCCACTGGCAGTGGCAGTGGCAGCTCAGCGGCCCCCTCGACGCGGCGACAGACGCGGACGTCTTCCTGCTCGACCCGGTGGCCACCACCGCCGCGCAGACCGCCGAGCTGCGCTCCCGGGACCGCCGGCTGATCTGCCAGGTGCACGTCGGGTCGATCCGCGCCGCCGACCCGGACGCCAGCCGGATCCCGGCCGTCGTACAGGGCTCGGCCGGGCGCCGCCCCGACAGCCGGTGGCTGGACGTCCGGGGCTGGGACGCGCTCGAGCCGGTGCTGGCCGACCGGTTCCGGCTCTGCCGGGGCAAGGGCTTCGGCGCGGTCGCGTTCGCCGACGCCGACGGGTACGCGTCTCGCACCGGCTTCCCGCTCGACTTCGACGACCAGCTGCTGTTCAACCGCCGGCTGGCCCAGCTGGCCCGCTCCCTGAGCCTCTCCCCCGGGCTGCTCAACGATGTGCCGCAGCTCGCCGCGCTGGCCCCGGACTTCGACTTCGCGGTCAACGAGGAGTGCGTCCGGCTGAACCAGTGCGCCAAGCTGCTGCCGTTCGCCGACGACGGCAAGCCGGTCTTCCACGTCGAGTACACCGGGTCGACCGACGACTTCTGCGTGACCACCGTCGGCTACGGCTTCGCGTCGATCCGCAAGGACCGCACGTTGAATGCGTGGCGACAAGCCTGCCCCCTCCCCTAA